In Leguminivora glycinivorella isolate SPB_JAAS2020 chromosome 11, LegGlyc_1.1, whole genome shotgun sequence, a single window of DNA contains:
- the LOC125230934 gene encoding uncharacterized protein LOC125230934, with amino-acid sequence MEEKAFLWTTELTKKLLELRFQNDWLFKKKKQPWAEFRSILLENGYPETMTLNHVRKKWSYTYDCYKVAKKTRNKSWKYYKMFEKHYGKTTILDKYESWDDEWRLKLVICISEAKEMKVEYQHFWRTVETAMRSQELPADCCVQDMKGLWQHIITTFNRKYRQKLKKDVEISWPLFDAMLCYYQRFDPEYLVRLETETPLAFFSRCRKSTKVKKVQESESDEFQWSKDITETFIQIRLQNDWLFRERKWAWNDLLNIMKQEYGFPDTLNGREICRKWAATFGEYQKSKATNNKSWLYYNLFELYLGEERLSLNPLKGWQEEWVLNLISARTEQDYLFRYTKYRDQSSAWREVEKKLRSMGLPIDHSLLDLEEMWMHLLKTFRWKRKFANKGILNEQWAYFDAMAQYEVLKSKPNIKQQKDDHYDHEDQVDHIDQVDHDNDFEDDIKLLDLKQRLNPKIEVTEKQCRSCFGTGACIDLHRTDEEGVDLASKLRVIGGIEMDKSDKLPWQICLHCLSDLEHAYKFRRKCQDVDKHFRDTKSIKLETIDNLENNDINNRDEDMADGDTHFGDFESEADMKQEKKLAKSESKKILVRKKKKMRKMRYDYWKVCEICGKHTRNLRSHLDMHSAGKFYSCDVCDKRFKFKSGLVIHKAVHDPTPKKTCEVCGKTFHILAQYRRHFVHHANQRNHECDTCGKRFNTSDILTVHKRTHTDERPFSCDECWKTFRTAGCVSRHKRIVHRKAVKNQ; translated from the exons ATGGAGGAAAAGGCTTTTTTAT GGACGACTGAACTTACCAAGAAATTGCTTGAACTTCGCTTTCAGAATGACTGGTTATTTAAAAAGAAGAAACAGCCGTGGGC ggagtttcgttcaatctTATTGGAAAATGGATACCCAGAAACTATGACTCTCAATCATGTCCGCAAGAAGTGGTCTTATACTTATGAT tGTTACAAAGTTGCCAAGAAAACCAGAAATAAGAGTTGGAAGTACTATAAGATGTTTGAAAAACATTATGGTAAAACCACTATTTTGGATAAATATGAATCAT GGGACGATGAGTGGCGATTAAAGCtagtaatatgtatatcagaGGCAAAAGAGATGAAAGTGGAATACCAGCATTTTTGGAG GACTGTGGAGACAGCAATGAGAAGCCAGGAGCTTCCAGCTGACTGCTGCGTCCAAGACATGAAGGGGCTTTGGCAGCACATCATCACTACATTCAAT agaAAATACCGCCAAAAACTGAAAAAAGACGTCGAAATAAGCTGGCCGCTATTCGACGCCATGCTGTGTTACTACCAGCGCTTCGACCCCGAATACTTAGTTCGTTTGGAGACGGAGACACCGCTGGCGTTCTTCAGCCGGTGTCGCAAGTCCACCAAAGTCAAGAAGGTTCAGGAGAGTGAGAGCGATGAGTTTCAGT GGTCGAAAGACATTACTGAGACGTTCATTCAGATACGACTACAAAACGACTGGCTGTTCAGAGAAAGGAAATGGGCTTGGAA TGATCTCCTGAATATAATGAAGCAAGAATATGGTTTTCCTGACACTTTGAACGGTAGGGAGATATGTCGAAAATGGGCGGCGACTTTTGGC gagtACCAGAAATCAAAGGCCACTAACAACAAAAGTTGGCTCTACTACAACTTGTTCGAGTTGTATTTGGGCGAGGAGCGGCTAAGCCTGAATCCTCTCAAGGGAT GGCAAGAAGAATGGGTCTTGAACCTTATAAGCGCAAGAACGGAACaggattatttatttaggtacaccaaATACCGGGACCAAAGTTCTGCATGGAg ggaagtggagaaAAAACTTCGTAGTATGGGTTTACCTATAGACCACAGCTTGTTGGATTTGGAAGAGATGTGGATGCATCTTTTAAAGACATTTAGg TGGAAACGCAAGTTCGCCAACAAGGGTATCCTAAACGAGCAATGGGCATACTTCGACGCGATGGCACAATATGAAGTACTAAAGTCCAAGCCAAACATCAAACAGCAGAAAGATGACCATTACGACCATGAGGACCAAGTAGATCATATAGACCAAGTGGACCATGATAACGATTTTGAAGATGACATCAAACTTTTGGATTTGAAACAAAG GTTAAACCCAAAAATAGAAGTGACAGAAAAGCAGTGCCGCTCGTGTTTCGGAACAGGCGCGTGCATAGACCTTCACAGGACGGATGAAGAGGGCGTAGACCTGGCCTCTAAACTGCGGGTCATTGGAGGTATCGAG ATGGACAAATCCGATAAACTTCCATGGCAAATATGTCTCCACTGTCTAAGCGACTTAGAGCACGCGTACAAATTCCGGCGGAAATGCCAAGACGTGGACAAACACTTCCGAGACACCAAATCTATCAAACTCGAAACCATAGACAACCTCGAGAACAATGATATAAACAATAGAGACGAGGATATGGCAGACGGTGATACGCATTTCGGTGATTTCGAAAGTGAAGCAGATATGAAACAGGAAAAGAAATTGGCTAAATCGGAGTCGAAGAAGATTTTGGTTAGGAAGAAAAAGAAGATGCGGAAAATGAG GTACGACTATTGGAAAGTGTGCGAAATATGCGGCAAGCACACGAGGAACCTGCGCAGCCATCTCGACATGCACTCCGCAGGAAAATTCTACTCCTGCGATGTCTGTGACAAAAGGTTCAAGTTTAAAAGCGGATTAGTCATACACAAGGCCGTCCACGACCCAACACCTAAGAAAACATGCGAAGTTTGCGGAAAAACCTTCCACATCCTAGCTCAATACAGAAGACACTTCGTACACCACGCGAACCAAAGGAACCACGAATGTGACACGTGCGGTAAAAGATTCAACACTTCAGACATTCTAACAGTTCATAAAAGAACGCACACGGACGAAAGACCCTTCAGTTGTGACGAGTGTTGGAAGACGTTCAGGACCGCCGGGTGCGTGAGTCGACACAAACGCATTGTACACAGGAAGGCAGTAAAGAATCAATAG